Proteins co-encoded in one Ruegeria sp. HKCCD4315 genomic window:
- a CDS encoding 2-hydroxychromene-2-carboxylate isomerase, with the protein MTQSIDFVYDFCSPNAFLAHKVLPDLAAQYDIEINYVPVLLPIVFKATHNQSPFQAFSENRQKTAYLTHDLHRFARRRGLSFHMSPHFPMNTKFAMRGAHFAKGKSWETKYINAIFDAIWVHGQKVDELAVLVDILHENELPVRKIREAMTGPDVKQDLKDQTKANVRRGVFGVPTVFVGTEMFFGKNSLPNVKVELERAQSD; encoded by the coding sequence ATGACGCAAAGCATTGATTTCGTTTACGACTTTTGCAGCCCAAATGCCTTTCTGGCTCACAAAGTGCTGCCGGATCTGGCCGCGCAATACGATATTGAGATTAATTACGTTCCTGTTCTTCTGCCGATCGTCTTCAAGGCGACCCACAATCAAAGCCCGTTTCAAGCGTTTTCGGAAAACCGTCAGAAAACCGCCTATTTGACCCATGACCTTCACCGCTTTGCGCGGCGACGTGGGTTGAGTTTTCACATGAGCCCGCATTTCCCTATGAACACCAAATTCGCAATGCGCGGAGCTCATTTTGCGAAAGGTAAATCTTGGGAGACCAAGTACATAAACGCGATTTTTGATGCGATTTGGGTGCATGGGCAAAAGGTCGACGAACTGGCGGTGCTTGTCGACATCCTGCACGAAAACGAATTGCCTGTGCGCAAAATCCGTGAAGCCATGACCGGCCCCGATGTCAAACAAGACCTGAAAGATCAAACCAAGGCCAATGTTCGCCGCGGCGTTTTTGGCGTGCCTACCGTGTTCGTCGGGACCGAGATGTTTTTTGGCAAGAACAGCCTGCCGAACGTAAAGGTAGAGTTAGAGAGAGCACAAAGCGATTGA
- the aroQ gene encoding type II 3-dehydroquinate dehydratase, giving the protein MHKVLVLNGPNLNLLGTRQPEVYGSTTLHMIEEQCVQHGASVGLDVTHLQSNHEGVLLDAIHAARGVQSGLVLNAGAFTHTSIALMDAIASVELPLVEVHLSNIHAREPFRHKSYIAPVALGQICGFGAKGYILALDALAAHLKAGGAA; this is encoded by the coding sequence ATGCATAAAGTACTGGTATTAAACGGCCCGAACCTCAACTTGCTTGGCACGCGTCAACCTGAGGTCTACGGCAGCACAACTCTGCATATGATCGAAGAACAATGCGTGCAGCATGGCGCGTCTGTTGGGCTGGATGTCACGCATCTGCAATCCAACCACGAAGGTGTGTTGCTTGACGCAATCCATGCCGCGCGTGGCGTGCAATCAGGCCTTGTTCTGAACGCCGGTGCCTTTACACACACATCGATTGCGTTGATGGACGCGATTGCCTCGGTCGAACTGCCATTGGTTGAGGTACATCTTTCCAATATTCATGCCCGCGAACCGTTCCGGCACAAATCCTATATCGCGCCGGTTGCTCTGGGTCAGATCTGCGGGTTCGGTGCGAAAGGTTACATTCTGGCTCTGGATGCACTGGCTGCGCATTTGAAAGCAGGTGGCGCGGCATGA
- a CDS encoding NADPH:quinone oxidoreductase family protein codes for MQALLSVAPGGPETLELTTLPDPQPGKGQLLVAVKAAGVNFPDTLIIRDLYQIKPPRPFAPGGEIAGEVLALGENVTGFEVGDRILALTGHDGFATHATIRADTAIKIPESMPYEDAACFIFTYGTSYHALKDRADLKTGETLLVLGAAGGVGSAAIELGKAMGAKVIAGVSSSEKAAFCRQIGADEVIIYPHDLDKDAQKAFSAEVKKIAGPNGVDVVYDAVGGALAEPSLRCMAWNGRYLVVGFPAGIPKIPLNLPLLKGCQIVGVFWGASVFRDPKGHARNISDLFALHASGAIKPRISARFPLARASEALEQMSQRSVLGKLVITME; via the coding sequence ATGCAAGCATTACTCAGCGTCGCACCGGGCGGACCCGAAACACTGGAGCTGACCACCCTGCCCGACCCTCAACCTGGAAAAGGCCAACTTTTGGTTGCTGTTAAAGCTGCAGGTGTGAACTTTCCCGATACATTGATCATCCGGGACTTGTATCAGATTAAACCGCCACGCCCCTTTGCTCCCGGCGGTGAGATCGCAGGCGAAGTGCTGGCATTGGGCGAAAACGTAACTGGATTTGAGGTCGGCGATCGCATTCTTGCCCTTACAGGGCATGATGGCTTTGCGACCCACGCGACGATCCGGGCGGACACTGCCATCAAAATTCCTGAGAGCATGCCATATGAAGACGCTGCTTGTTTCATTTTCACCTATGGCACCTCCTATCACGCACTTAAAGACCGGGCTGACCTGAAGACAGGCGAAACACTATTGGTGTTAGGCGCAGCCGGTGGTGTTGGATCTGCTGCCATTGAACTTGGTAAAGCCATGGGTGCCAAAGTGATCGCGGGCGTTTCATCGTCTGAAAAGGCCGCGTTTTGCCGCCAGATTGGAGCAGATGAGGTCATCATCTATCCGCATGATTTGGACAAAGACGCGCAAAAGGCTTTCTCTGCCGAGGTCAAGAAAATCGCCGGACCCAATGGGGTGGATGTCGTTTATGATGCGGTGGGTGGTGCTCTGGCCGAACCATCCTTGCGCTGCATGGCGTGGAATGGGCGCTATCTTGTGGTTGGATTTCCGGCAGGAATTCCCAAAATCCCCCTAAATCTGCCTTTGTTGAAAGGATGCCAGATCGTGGGCGTCTTTTGGGGTGCGTCCGTTTTCCGCGACCCCAAGGGTCATGCTCGGAATATTTCTGATCTGTTCGCCCTTCATGCATCCGGGGCAATAAAACCCCGTATCAGTGCCCGGTTTCCCCTGGCACGCGCCTCTGAGGCGCTTGAGCAGATGTCACAGCGATCTGTGCTTGGAAAACTGGTCATAACGATGGAATGA
- a CDS encoding SDR family oxidoreductase: MNFKDKTVVVTGAAHGIGRGLAERFAHEGARVVCSDINQDGAQSLAAQLNGHAFPCDVSSEDQIKALIDFTEDTVGPIDLFCANAGILTLGGIETADEDWDRIWKINVMSHVWTARHLVPRMIARGGGYILTTASAAGLLNQPGAAPYAVSKHAAVGFAEWLALTYGSQGLKVSVLCPQAVRSKMTEGHEVSVASIDGMLEPTDVAEACVKAIQAEQFLVLPHPQVLDYMQLKTADYDRWLSGMSKLHQKFNSQS; encoded by the coding sequence ATGAACTTCAAAGATAAAACAGTTGTTGTAACAGGTGCCGCGCATGGCATTGGTCGTGGATTGGCCGAACGGTTTGCGCATGAAGGCGCGCGTGTTGTGTGTTCGGACATCAACCAAGACGGTGCACAATCTCTGGCAGCTCAGTTAAATGGACATGCGTTTCCCTGTGATGTTTCCAGCGAGGACCAAATCAAGGCGTTGATCGACTTTACCGAAGACACTGTCGGCCCAATCGATTTGTTCTGCGCAAATGCCGGAATTTTGACGCTAGGTGGAATCGAAACTGCGGATGAAGACTGGGACCGCATCTGGAAAATCAATGTGATGTCACATGTTTGGACAGCGCGACATCTGGTTCCCCGTATGATTGCGCGCGGCGGCGGATATATACTGACGACCGCCTCGGCTGCCGGTTTGCTAAATCAACCAGGCGCGGCTCCATACGCTGTCAGTAAACACGCAGCTGTTGGATTTGCCGAATGGCTTGCGCTGACATACGGATCACAAGGTTTAAAAGTCTCGGTTTTGTGCCCGCAAGCGGTCCGTTCGAAGATGACCGAAGGACATGAAGTCTCGGTGGCGTCCATCGACGGAATGCTGGAACCGACTGACGTTGCCGAAGCCTGCGTCAAAGCCATACAAGCCGAACAGTTTCTTGTACTGCCGCATCCACAAGTTCTGGATTACATGCAGCTCAAAACTGCGGACTATGACAGGTGGCTATCCGGAATGTCTAAGTTACATCAGAAGTTTAATAGCCAATCTTAG
- the phoB gene encoding phosphate regulon transcriptional regulator PhoB, giving the protein MSADQPTVLVVEDELAQREVLAYNLEAEGFRVSKAASGDEAMLLVDEDCPDIIVLDWMMPNLSGIEVCRRLKSRPETRSIPIIMLSARTEEVDKVRGLETGADDYVVKPYSVVELMARVRTQLRRVRPATVGIRLEFDDIVLDSETHKVSRDSKPLKLGPTEFRLLSTFMEKPGRVWSREQLLDRVWGRDIYVDTRTVDVHIGRLRKALTQHGGEDPVRTVRGAGYALG; this is encoded by the coding sequence ATGTCCGCAGATCAACCGACAGTTCTGGTGGTTGAGGATGAACTGGCCCAACGCGAAGTGCTGGCCTACAACCTCGAAGCAGAAGGGTTTCGCGTCTCGAAAGCCGCCAGCGGCGACGAGGCCATGTTGCTGGTGGATGAAGATTGCCCCGACATCATCGTTCTGGATTGGATGATGCCGAACCTCAGCGGCATCGAAGTTTGCCGCCGCCTAAAAAGCCGGCCCGAGACGCGTTCAATTCCGATCATCATGCTGTCGGCGCGCACTGAAGAAGTCGACAAGGTGCGTGGTTTGGAAACCGGTGCGGATGACTATGTGGTCAAACCTTATTCTGTTGTCGAACTGATGGCGCGCGTTCGCACACAACTTCGCCGGGTTCGTCCAGCTACCGTTGGCATTCGGCTGGAGTTCGACGATATCGTTCTGGATTCTGAGACGCACAAAGTGAGCCGCGACAGCAAGCCTCTGAAACTTGGTCCAACCGAGTTCCGGCTGCTCAGCACCTTCATGGAAAAGCCGGGCAGGGTCTGGAGCCGTGAGCAACTTCTGGACCGTGTCTGGGGCCGCGACATCTATGTCGACACAAGAACGGTTGATGTTCACATTGGACGTTTGCGCAAAGCCTTGACGCAACACGGTGGAGAAGATCCCGTTCGCACGGTACGCGGCGCTGGATACGCACTCGGCTGA
- a CDS encoding serine hydrolase: MPLQPVMFDQSRLDRIRVWMDSYVEQRKYAGSSFLLRQNGSEAFFHASGLRSVENDLPFERDTLVRIYSMTKPITSVALMMLVERGLFHLDAPLSDFLPEFKEIRALVPEAKSIDQTEDTPAPTLHQLLTHTSGFSYPFNPGILPEAMDEQDLMFKPNQGLLADRVHDLAGLPLAFQPGTRWEYSVGTDVLGRVIEVVSGQTLAKFFEQHIFEPLGMRETGFTVSSGAGDRFASLYTPLAGDAMALNSANQGDESLRLVDSCAGSPFFETTTFSGGGGLISTLDDYAKFANMLRNRGIGNGQRLLGPKTIEFMMRNHLPGDIASMGPKSFAEQPMEGMGFGLAGSVVLNPGRVRVPGSIGDFSWGGMASTYFWIDWQNDLTAVFFTQLSPSSSYPSRAELKALVHAAMIE; encoded by the coding sequence ATGCCTCTACAGCCAGTGATGTTTGATCAGTCGCGCCTGGATCGAATTCGGGTCTGGATGGATAGCTATGTCGAGCAAAGGAAGTACGCAGGATCCTCGTTTTTACTTCGTCAAAACGGGTCCGAAGCGTTCTTTCATGCAAGTGGTCTCAGGTCAGTGGAAAACGATCTGCCATTTGAGCGTGATACGTTGGTGCGCATCTATTCGATGACAAAGCCGATTACATCCGTTGCCTTGATGATGTTGGTGGAACGCGGTCTGTTTCATTTGGACGCCCCATTGTCCGACTTCTTACCTGAATTCAAAGAGATACGAGCGCTTGTTCCAGAAGCCAAATCCATAGATCAGACCGAAGATACCCCAGCACCAACTCTGCATCAGTTGCTGACGCACACCAGCGGTTTCAGCTATCCGTTCAACCCTGGAATTCTGCCCGAAGCTATGGATGAGCAGGATCTCATGTTCAAGCCAAATCAAGGGCTTCTGGCAGATCGTGTGCACGATTTGGCTGGTCTTCCGCTCGCATTTCAACCAGGCACCCGCTGGGAATATTCGGTCGGCACCGATGTTCTGGGCCGGGTGATCGAGGTTGTCTCTGGCCAGACGCTAGCGAAGTTCTTTGAACAGCATATCTTTGAACCGTTGGGCATGCGCGAGACCGGTTTTACGGTGTCATCTGGGGCAGGGGACCGATTTGCCTCGCTCTACACACCCCTTGCTGGGGACGCCATGGCGCTGAACTCAGCCAATCAAGGTGATGAGAGCCTGCGATTGGTCGATAGTTGTGCCGGATCACCGTTCTTCGAAACCACGACGTTTTCAGGCGGCGGCGGGCTGATCTCGACGCTTGATGACTACGCAAAGTTCGCAAATATGCTGCGTAATCGCGGTATTGGTAACGGCCAGCGCCTGCTTGGGCCAAAGACCATCGAGTTCATGATGCGCAATCATTTGCCGGGGGACATCGCCTCGATGGGGCCAAAAAGTTTTGCTGAACAACCAATGGAAGGGATGGGTTTTGGCCTTGCAGGGTCGGTTGTATTGAATCCCGGACGTGTCCGGGTGCCCGGTTCGATTGGGGATTTCAGTTGGGGCGGGATGGCTTCGACCTATTTCTGGATCGATTGGCAGAACGACCTGACGGCCGTTTTCTTCACCCAGTTGTCGCCATCCAGCTCATACCCATCCCGTGCTGAGCTTAAGGCACTGGTTCATGCGGCCATGATTGAATGA
- a CDS encoding acyl-CoA thioesterase II, with translation MNEAERVLLDLLDIERLEVDLFRGTGSGGETPTRIFGGQVIAQALAAAYRTVEDRLCHSLHAYFIRPGDPEIPVIYQVDRARDGGSFTTRRVVAIQHGKQILNMSASFHVQDEGWDHQHPMPSVKAPETYLSRSELRQSYVDRVPERLRGELLRERPIEVRDVDPLDPFTPKVSDDRNQTWFRMAAAASADAKTQHLLLAYASDMNLMSSGLRPHGLSWFSGEFNGASLDHTLWFHAPVQFQNWHLYVMDSPWTGQGRSFNRGSIYSEDGTLVASVAQEGLMRKAHPKR, from the coding sequence ATGAACGAAGCGGAACGTGTCTTACTTGATCTTCTGGATATTGAACGACTGGAAGTTGATTTGTTCCGAGGCACGGGTTCGGGTGGTGAAACGCCGACACGTATCTTTGGCGGACAAGTCATTGCACAGGCTTTGGCAGCCGCGTATCGGACAGTTGAAGACCGCTTGTGCCATTCTCTTCATGCCTATTTTATCCGACCGGGCGATCCTGAAATACCTGTTATTTATCAGGTTGATAGGGCGCGAGATGGAGGTTCTTTCACAACGCGTCGCGTGGTTGCCATTCAGCACGGCAAACAAATTCTGAACATGTCTGCGTCCTTCCATGTTCAGGACGAAGGTTGGGACCATCAGCATCCAATGCCATCTGTGAAGGCACCCGAAACCTACCTGTCCCGCTCCGAGCTGCGGCAATCCTATGTTGACCGTGTGCCCGAGCGCTTGCGCGGTGAGTTACTGCGTGAACGCCCGATCGAGGTGCGCGATGTGGATCCTTTGGATCCGTTTACGCCAAAAGTTTCTGACGACCGGAACCAGACCTGGTTTCGTATGGCTGCAGCGGCTTCGGCCGACGCGAAAACGCAGCATCTTTTACTGGCCTATGCATCCGATATGAACCTCATGTCTTCAGGCTTGCGCCCCCATGGCCTGAGCTGGTTTAGCGGCGAATTCAATGGCGCGAGTCTTGACCACACGCTTTGGTTCCATGCACCTGTTCAGTTTCAGAATTGGCACCTCTATGTGATGGACTCGCCTTGGACAGGGCAGGGACGTAGCTTTAATCGAGGCTCAATCTACTCTGAAGATGGGACTTTGGTGGCATCTGTCGCTCAGGAAGGGTTGATGCGCAAGGCTCATCCCAAACGCTAA
- the tsf gene encoding translation elongation factor Ts, which translates to MAITAAMVKELRDSTGAGMMDAKKALTETGGNMDEAVDWLRTKGLAKAAKKSGRTAAEGLVAVHVNGGNGVAVEVNSETDFVAKNAEFQEMVGKITYAAEGVDNVEALLAADLGGKSVADTITDKIATIGENMSVRRMSKLSGDTVVSYVHNAATNGMGKIGVLVALSGGDEAIGKQVAMHIAAVNPAALSEADMDPAVVEKEKQVQMDIARESGKPEQVIEKMIEGRMKKFVAESTLLNQSFVVNPDLTVEAAAKEAGATITGFIRLEVGEGIVVEKEDFAAEVAKAAQG; encoded by the coding sequence ATGGCAATCACAGCAGCAATGGTTAAAGAACTGCGCGACTCGACCGGCGCAGGCATGATGGACGCAAAAAAAGCGCTGACCGAAACCGGCGGCAACATGGACGAAGCCGTTGACTGGCTGCGCACCAAGGGCCTGGCCAAAGCGGCCAAGAAATCGGGCCGTACCGCAGCAGAAGGTCTGGTTGCAGTTCACGTGAACGGTGGCAACGGTGTTGCTGTCGAAGTGAACTCGGAAACCGACTTTGTCGCGAAGAACGCTGAGTTCCAGGAAATGGTTGGCAAGATTACCTACGCTGCTGAAGGCGTCGACAATGTCGAAGCTCTGCTGGCTGCTGATCTGGGTGGAAAATCCGTTGCAGACACCATCACCGACAAGATCGCCACCATCGGCGAAAACATGTCGGTACGCCGTATGTCCAAACTGTCGGGCGACACTGTTGTGTCCTACGTCCACAATGCGGCCACCAACGGCATGGGCAAAATCGGCGTTCTGGTTGCACTGTCGGGCGGCGACGAAGCCATCGGCAAGCAGGTTGCGATGCACATCGCAGCTGTGAACCCTGCTGCTCTGTCTGAGGCCGACATGGATCCGGCTGTTGTCGAAAAAGAAAAGCAGGTTCAGATGGACATTGCCCGCGAGTCCGGCAAGCCGGAGCAGGTGATCGAGAAGATGATCGAAGGCCGTATGAAGAAATTCGTCGCCGAATCGACCCTGCTGAACCAGTCGTTCGTTGTGAACCCTGACCTGACCGTAGAAGCAGCGGCCAAAGAAGCGGGCGCAACCATCACTGGCTTTATCCGTCTGGAAGTTGGCGAAGGCATCGTGGTCGAAAAAGAAGACTTCGCAGCCGAAGTTGCCAAGGCCGCTCAGGGCTAA
- a CDS encoding SDR family oxidoreductase — translation MTPDTLFSLEGKTALVTGGATGIGRMAAEALVRAGARVLIASRKGDACAEVAAELNALDAPGHAEGFAGDIGSEAGIANLVSDIQKRTETLDILMNNSGVSWGAPLGQFPYDAWDKVMSVNVTGIFELTQRLLPLLMKSGTADDPARVVNVGSVMGEVPMGDGAYSYSASKAAVLHLTKIMAKELSPYHITVNALAPGPFVSRMTAFATADETTRDKVGKSVPLGRVGRDEDIAGCMLFLCGRGGSYVTGAVIPVSGGINVVTAGNIFAEAL, via the coding sequence ATGACGCCAGACACCCTATTTTCGCTTGAGGGCAAAACCGCACTTGTCACAGGTGGCGCAACAGGCATCGGGCGTATGGCGGCCGAGGCGCTCGTGCGAGCAGGCGCGCGCGTTTTGATCGCCTCGCGCAAAGGGGACGCCTGCGCCGAGGTTGCGGCTGAGCTGAACGCGTTGGATGCGCCGGGACACGCCGAGGGCTTTGCAGGCGACATAGGTAGCGAGGCCGGTATAGCCAACCTTGTATCTGACATTCAGAAGCGAACAGAAACGCTTGATATTCTTATGAATAACTCGGGTGTATCGTGGGGTGCGCCACTGGGGCAGTTTCCTTATGACGCCTGGGACAAGGTGATGTCTGTCAATGTGACGGGGATATTCGAACTGACCCAAAGGCTTTTACCCTTGCTTATGAAATCGGGAACCGCCGACGATCCCGCCCGTGTTGTCAATGTGGGGTCTGTGATGGGTGAAGTGCCCATGGGGGACGGGGCCTATAGCTATTCGGCGTCTAAAGCTGCGGTTCTGCATCTGACAAAGATCATGGCAAAAGAGCTTTCTCCATACCACATCACCGTCAACGCACTGGCACCGGGGCCGTTTGTATCCCGGATGACAGCGTTTGCCACAGCGGATGAGACCACACGGGACAAAGTTGGAAAATCCGTCCCGCTGGGCCGGGTCGGACGTGACGAAGACATTGCAGGGTGCATGCTGTTTCTGTGCGGCCGGGGCGGCAGCTATGTGACCGGAGCCGTAATTCCGGTTTCCGGCGGGATCAATGTGGTGACGGCTGGTAATATTTTTGCAGAAGCCTTGTGA
- a CDS encoding phosphotransferase, producing the protein MSNDTNLDLAAVDTYLSAHLSGYKGPLEATKFTVGQSNPTFELRSPEAAYVLRRKPPGVLLKSAHAVDREFRVQRALSGSQVPVPEMFLLCEDDTVIGSAFYVMERLHGRVFPEPTLQGESNETRTAVLNEMNRVLAGLHMVDIDAVGLSDFGPAGNYYERQISRWTKQYRASETSVIEDMDALASELESSVPADDGQRTLVHGDYRIDNLMFAPDGTDCIGVLDWELSTIGHPYADLAAVIMQWQLPPGKQGRGLAGIDRASLGLPSDQDFVAQYCKRRSLPGIDNFGFYLAFNFFRMAGILQGVYKRALDGNASDPERAKAYGAYVPLFARHGLEALRSTFN; encoded by the coding sequence ATGAGCAATGACACCAATCTCGATCTGGCTGCCGTGGATACGTATCTCAGCGCGCATCTTTCAGGATACAAAGGACCGTTGGAGGCAACCAAATTCACGGTTGGGCAGTCCAACCCGACATTTGAGCTTCGATCGCCCGAAGCCGCCTATGTGCTGCGGCGAAAACCTCCGGGTGTGCTGCTGAAATCAGCCCATGCTGTTGACCGCGAGTTCAGAGTGCAACGCGCGCTGTCAGGCAGTCAGGTTCCGGTGCCTGAAATGTTCCTGTTGTGCGAAGATGACACTGTAATCGGTTCAGCGTTTTACGTGATGGAACGTTTGCACGGCAGGGTCTTTCCCGAACCAACCCTGCAAGGCGAAAGCAATGAAACGCGCACTGCTGTGTTGAATGAAATGAACCGGGTGCTTGCCGGTTTGCATATGGTCGACATCGATGCTGTCGGTCTGTCCGATTTTGGACCTGCTGGTAACTACTACGAGAGGCAGATATCGCGTTGGACCAAGCAATATCGCGCGTCCGAAACGTCGGTGATTGAAGACATGGATGCTTTGGCATCCGAACTTGAAAGTTCAGTTCCCGCGGATGATGGGCAGCGCACCTTGGTGCACGGGGATTATCGCATCGACAACCTGATGTTTGCGCCGGACGGCACGGATTGCATTGGAGTGTTGGATTGGGAATTGTCAACAATTGGCCATCCATATGCGGATCTGGCCGCCGTGATCATGCAATGGCAGCTGCCACCGGGCAAACAGGGGCGGGGTCTGGCGGGGATAGATCGCGCCAGCCTGGGTCTGCCCAGTGATCAGGATTTTGTCGCCCAATATTGCAAGCGACGGAGTTTGCCGGGCATTGACAACTTCGGGTTCTACCTGGCCTTCAACTTCTTTCGAATGGCCGGCATTTTGCAGGGCGTCTACAAGCGCGCTTTGGACGGAAATGCCTCGGACCCGGAGCGGGCCAAGGCCTATGGTGCCTACGTTCCACTGTTTGCGCGGCACGGGCTGGAGGCGCTGCGAAGCACATTCAATTGA
- a CDS encoding autoinducer binding domain-containing protein has translation MTLNEYLRYVSYTKTMEDLWDAHCRQMGKFGFDRLIYGYTVYRTATSLGDPEDFVILTNHKRAYVDGFLKGGLYFHAPMLKWALDNEGAASWKMIQDMNASGTLTNEERKVFEFNKSMGVVAGYTVSFNSVSMRSKGAISLSAQNGMSQEEIDAVWQEHGEDILLMNNVAHLKILTLPFSPPNRALTKRQREALQWVGDGKTTQDIALLMGLTSATVEKHLRLAREALSVETTAQAVLKASLHNQMFIMEA, from the coding sequence ATGACACTCAACGAATATCTGCGGTACGTCAGCTATACTAAGACCATGGAAGACCTGTGGGATGCGCATTGTCGTCAAATGGGAAAATTCGGGTTCGATCGCCTGATCTATGGATATACGGTCTACAGAACGGCGACGTCTTTGGGCGACCCCGAAGATTTTGTTATTCTGACCAATCACAAGCGCGCTTATGTGGACGGGTTCCTGAAGGGCGGCCTTTATTTTCATGCTCCCATGTTGAAATGGGCATTGGACAATGAAGGCGCTGCCAGTTGGAAAATGATTCAGGACATGAACGCCAGCGGAACTTTGACGAACGAAGAACGCAAAGTGTTCGAGTTCAACAAGTCCATGGGTGTTGTGGCTGGCTATACAGTCAGTTTCAACTCTGTCTCCATGCGGTCCAAAGGCGCAATCTCACTTTCTGCTCAAAACGGGATGAGCCAGGAAGAGATCGACGCAGTCTGGCAAGAGCATGGCGAGGACATTCTTTTGATGAACAACGTCGCGCATCTGAAAATTCTCACTTTGCCCTTCAGCCCTCCAAACCGTGCTTTGACGAAACGGCAGCGAGAAGCTTTGCAATGGGTTGGCGACGGCAAAACCACACAAGACATCGCGTTGCTGATGGGGCTGACTTCTGCCACGGTTGAAAAGCACCTCCGACTCGCGCGCGAGGCATTGTCGGTCGAAACCACGGCACAAGCCGTTCTCAAGGCATCGCTACACAACCAGATGTTCATAATGGAAGCCTGA
- the rpsB gene encoding 30S ribosomal protein S2: MALPEFSMRQLLEAGVHFGHQTQRWNPRMGPFIYGSRNGIHIMDLTQTVPMLDQALQAVRDTVAKGGRVLFVGTKRQAAGPIAEAAEKSAQYYMNHRWLGGTLTNWKTVSQSINRLNQIDEAMESGAEGLTKKERLGMERDQAKLQASLGGIREMGGVPDLLFVIDVKKEALAIAEANKLGIPVVAVVDTNCSPDGVDYIIPGNDDAARAISLYCDLAARAALDGMTAQMGAAGVDLGAFEEAPVEEAVAEEAPAEAETPAEA, from the coding sequence ATGGCTCTTCCCGAGTTCTCCATGCGTCAGCTGCTGGAAGCTGGCGTTCACTTTGGTCACCAGACACAGCGTTGGAATCCCCGCATGGGCCCGTTCATCTACGGCTCGCGCAATGGCATCCACATCATGGACCTGACCCAGACCGTTCCGATGCTGGACCAGGCTCTGCAGGCTGTTCGTGACACCGTTGCCAAAGGTGGCCGCGTTCTGTTTGTTGGTACCAAGCGTCAGGCCGCTGGCCCGATCGCTGAAGCGGCTGAAAAGTCGGCTCAGTACTACATGAACCACCGCTGGCTGGGCGGCACGCTGACCAACTGGAAAACCGTTTCCCAGTCGATCAACCGTCTGAACCAGATCGACGAAGCCATGGAATCGGGCGCCGAAGGCCTGACCAAGAAAGAGCGTCTGGGCATGGAACGTGACCAGGCCAAGCTGCAAGCTTCGCTGGGCGGTATCCGTGAGATGGGCGGCGTTCCTGACCTGCTGTTCGTCATCGACGTCAAAAAAGAAGCACTGGCCATCGCCGAAGCCAACAAGCTGGGTATCCCGGTTGTGGCTGTTGTCGACACCAACTGCTCGCCCGATGGTGTTGACTACATCATCCCCGGCAACGACGACGCAGCGCGCGCAATCTCGCTGTATTGCGACCTGGCCGCACGTGCCGCTCTGGACGGCATGACCGCTCAGATGGGTGCTGCTGGCGTTGATCTGGGTGCCTTTGAAGAAGCACCGGTTGAAGAAGCCGTTGCTGAAGAAGCGCCTGCCGAAGCAGAAACACCTGCTGAAGCGTAA